Proteins encoded within one genomic window of Gigantopelta aegis isolate Gae_Host chromosome 2, Gae_host_genome, whole genome shotgun sequence:
- the LOC121385853 gene encoding ubiquitin carboxyl-terminal hydrolase 3-like, whose translation MECPHLEESARITAPSVNCETSHPVFCCSVCKVESSPWICLACGVVNCGRFVNAHAKQHHEEMCKDVQSVSEAGPLPGSNKHAVCMDCHSFMAYCYICDDFVINDTESGYLKNLRKQLESISPLGCHPQSAQNHRKERSRRRDSTESIENVKKKLKKDEKSQRPHRSSGLRNLGNTCFMNAVVQSLSNIQEFCGYIKQLPSLEDKVMKRKTHHTNKKRDMVSGETVLLIEELRKTLVSLWQGQKAAISPESLFNVIWKVVPRFRGYQQQDAHEFMRYLLDRLHTELLQLLPYPNNNSPFIGPKGKSTIVTAIFGGLLQNEVNCLICGMESKKHDPFLDLSLDIPTHFSMKSTKPKEGEPVCTLVDCLSSFTDVEELEDSELYMCSNCKQKQKSTKKFWIRRLPNVLCLHLKRFRWGTYHRLKVETYVDFPLLGLDMSRYVLNNLHETRGSSAGSNLYDLAAVVVHHGSGAGSGHYTSYASHDGQWYHFNDSTVTQCEKETVAKCKGYILFYVRREIKLPEYLSINGNKN comes from the exons TTTGCAAGGTTGAAAGTAGTCCCTGGATTTGCTTGGCTTGTGGAGTGGTTAATTGTGGAAG GTTTGTGAACGCACACGCGAAGCAGCACCATGAAGAAATGTGCAAAGATGTACAGTCTGTATCAGAGGCAGGCCCTCTTCCAGGATCAAACAAGCATGCTGTTTGTATGGACTGCCATAGTTTTATGGCGTACTG CTATATCTGTGATGATTTTGTGATCAACGATACTGAATCAGGATACTTAAAAAATCTCAGGAAACAATTAGAATCCATATCTCCGCTGGGCTGTCACCCACAAAG TGCTCAAAATcacaggaaagaaagaagtagGAGAAGAGATTCAACCGAGTCTATagaaaatgtgaagaaaaaactTAAAAAG gATGAAAAATCTCAGCGACCTCACCGATCATCAGGCTTAAGGAATTTGGGAAATACTTGCTTTATGAATGCAGTTGTGCAGTCACTGAG TAATATACAAGAGTTCTGTGGCTACATCAAACAGCTGCCCTCGCTAGAAGACAAGGTGATGAAGAGAAAAACTCACCACACAAATAAGAAACGTGATATGGTCAGTGGGGAGACAGT attgcTCATTGAGGAGCTCAGAAAGACCCTGGTGTCTTTATGGCAAGGACAGAAAGCTGCCATCTCGCCAGAGTCTCTCTTTAATGTGATATGGAAAGTTGTGCCAAGATTTCG GGGCTACCAACAACAGGATGCTCACGAGTTCATGCGCTACCTGCTGGACCGCCTACACACAGAGCTGCTGCAGCTGCTGCCGtaccccaacaacaacagcccCTTCATCGGACCAAAGGGCAAGTCGACCATCGTCACGGCAATATTTGGCGGTTTGCTGCAGAACGAGGTCAACTGTCTTATATGTGGCATGGAGTCAAAAAAACATGACCCTTTTCTAG atCTTTCGCTTGATATCCCGACTCACTTTTCTATGAAATCAACAAAACCCAAAGAAGGAGAGCCAGTGTGCACATTAGTAG ACTGTCTGTCCAGCTTCACTGATGTGGAAGAGTTGGAGGATTCAGAACTCTACATGTGTAGCAactgtaaacagaaacaaaaatctACTAAGAAGTTCTGGATACGCAGGCTGCCaaat GTTCTCTGTCTTCATCTAAAGCGTTTCCGCTGGGGCACCTACCATCGGCTGAAGGTGGAGACCTATGTGGACTTTCCACTACTGGGACTCGACATGAGCAGATACGTATTAAATAATCTG CATGAAACTAGAGGAAGTTCTGCAGGAAGTAACTTGTATGATTTAGCTGCTGTTGTTGTCCACCATGGATCCGG ggcTGGTTCCGGCCACTACACTTCATACGCATCACATGATg gtCAGTGGTACCACTTCAATGACAGTACGGTGACTCAGTGTGAGAAGGAGACTGTGGCCAAGTGTAAAGGATACATCCTCTTCTACGTGCGCAGGGAAATCAAGCTTCCAGAGTACCTCAGTATAAACGGGAACAAGAACTGA